A stretch of Mycobacteriales bacterium DNA encodes these proteins:
- a CDS encoding Cof-type HAD-IIB family hydrolase, with protein sequence MSADNPAVADDVTEPPVKLVATDLDGTLVRTDGTISERSRRALQATEASGRSVVFVTGRPPRWMHEVAEATGHTGLAICSNGALRYDLHTEQVVGGSPLDPATMAKVAARLRAAIPGLAFAVEYGDAFAHEPDYRHTYDLGVDAVVGQVDQIVELEAAKMLARHSELHPDDLLAQAVEAAGDLATFTHSASAADGLLEISAFGVTKASGLAELAGELGIGPEEVVAFGDMPNDLAMLEWAGHSVAVANAHPSVRAAADEITVSNDDDGVAVVLERLLAR encoded by the coding sequence GTGAGCGCCGACAACCCGGCGGTCGCCGACGACGTGACCGAGCCGCCCGTGAAGCTCGTCGCGACCGACCTCGACGGCACGCTCGTCCGCACCGACGGCACTATCTCCGAGCGCAGCAGGCGCGCCCTGCAGGCGACCGAGGCCAGCGGCCGATCGGTCGTCTTCGTCACCGGGCGGCCGCCGCGGTGGATGCACGAGGTCGCCGAGGCGACCGGTCACACCGGCCTGGCGATCTGTTCCAACGGCGCGCTGCGCTACGACCTGCACACCGAGCAGGTCGTCGGCGGCTCGCCGCTGGATCCGGCCACGATGGCCAAGGTCGCGGCCCGGCTGCGCGCCGCGATCCCCGGTCTGGCCTTCGCGGTGGAGTACGGCGACGCCTTCGCCCACGAGCCTGACTATCGCCACACCTACGACCTCGGCGTCGACGCGGTCGTCGGGCAGGTGGACCAGATCGTCGAACTCGAGGCGGCGAAGATGCTGGCCCGGCACAGCGAGCTGCACCCCGACGACCTGCTCGCCCAGGCGGTCGAGGCGGCGGGCGATCTCGCCACCTTCACCCACTCCGCGTCGGCCGCGGACGGCCTGCTGGAGATCTCGGCGTTCGGCGTCACCAAGGCCTCCGGGCTGGCCGAGCTCGCCGGTGAGCTCGGGATCGGACCTGAGGAGGTGGTGGCGTTCGGCGACATGCCCAACGACCTCGCGATGCTCGAATGGGCCGGCCACTCGGTCGCGGTGGCCAACGCCCACCCGAGCGTGCGGGCGGCGGCCGACGAGATCACGGTGAGCAACGACGACGACGGCGTCGCCGTCGTACTCGAACGGCTGTTGGCCAGATGA
- a CDS encoding carbohydrate ABC transporter permease produces the protein MSRSAVAGTTAPSPVSRGLKAVVLIAICAVVVLPFVGILSTSIAGRAQITKAGGFVLLPDSASLSAYRAIFAGGVVTRALVVSVAITVVGTLLSLTCTALLAYSLSRPGSFGHKPMLMVVLFTLLFAPGIIPAYLVVKQLGLLNSYWSLVLPTAINAFNVIVMRAFFMGLPHELLESARIDGAGELTILRRLVLPLSRAVLAVIGLFYAVSYWNAFFNALLYMNDTTKWPLQLVLRTYVVNNAPIGVNQLAGSGEALPPQQSIQMAILVISIVPILLVYPFLQRHFAKGVLTGAVKG, from the coding sequence ATGAGTCGATCTGCAGTCGCCGGGACAACCGCACCGTCGCCGGTGAGCCGCGGCCTGAAGGCCGTCGTCCTCATCGCGATCTGCGCGGTTGTCGTCCTGCCCTTCGTCGGGATCCTCTCCACCAGCATCGCCGGCCGCGCGCAGATCACCAAGGCCGGCGGGTTCGTCCTTCTCCCGGACTCGGCGAGCCTGAGCGCCTACCGTGCGATCTTCGCCGGCGGTGTCGTCACCCGGGCGCTCGTGGTCAGCGTCGCGATCACCGTCGTCGGCACGTTGCTGAGCCTGACCTGCACGGCGCTGCTCGCCTACTCACTCAGCAGGCCCGGGTCATTCGGCCACAAACCCATGCTGATGGTCGTGCTGTTCACGCTGCTCTTCGCCCCGGGGATCATCCCGGCCTATCTCGTCGTCAAGCAGCTGGGGCTGCTCAACAGCTACTGGTCGCTCGTCCTTCCGACCGCGATCAACGCCTTCAATGTCATCGTCATGCGCGCCTTCTTCATGGGCCTCCCGCATGAGCTGCTCGAGAGCGCGCGCATCGACGGAGCGGGCGAGCTGACCATCCTCCGTCGGCTCGTGCTGCCGCTCTCCCGCGCCGTACTGGCGGTGATCGGCCTCTTCTACGCCGTTAGCTACTGGAACGCGTTCTTCAACGCGCTTCTCTACATGAACGACACGACCAAGTGGCCACTACAGCTCGTCCTGCGTACCTATGTGGTCAACAACGCCCCGATCGGCGTCAACCAGCTCGCGGGAAGCGGCGAGGCGCTCCCCCCGCAACAGTCGATCCAGATGGCGATCCTGGTGATCTCGATCGTCCCGATCCTGCTCGTCTACCCATTCCTGCAGCGGCACTTCGCCAAGGGCGTCCTGACCGGCGCCGTCAAAGGCTGA
- a CDS encoding heparinase II/III family protein → MATDQVPSGVSPAGSRLVEMLGGSALAKLPAPGSWHPLPSVSDRPAWSFVDDTTTRAIVDRAEELSAAEWSVLPAAQWLAFLRTGNRSEYETRYFARRHRISAALQAACVTGDARWIDDVLDGVWLVCEETSWSVPAHDRFAHSDGGLPDPARPFVDLFAAETAALMAWVHEVLGEELAARAPESVRRLRDEVRTRVLVPFRATDWHWSGRGRPGHPVNNWNPWIHSNVLACSLLLDDEDDRRTTVQRALEGLDVFLDSYSEDGGCDEGQSYWWRAGASLFDCLELLLQSSGGALDGFELPLVREIGRYPHRIHIGESWYVNVADGSARSDGSNEPQLLYAYGGRVGDPEMRAHARSMRGAGPAVSMGGVLSPMRQLRALTDRQWATEPNQPPPLVRAAWWPQTELWVARERAGDTAGLFVAVKGGHNAECHNHNDVGSFLVAVDGQPALVDVGVGEYTRATFGPDRYSIWTMRSSYHNLPEVDGVDQAPGRDHRASDVFQSGDGDSASIRQDIAGAYPAEAGITSWVREVALDRADSRITVQERWQLDHDPESVVLHLMCSGPVDTSTAGRIVVRPPGSGRPLAVDYDKDAVSVTVEPIAVDDRRLTPVWGSTLYRAVLAARNPGRDGSWRLSMSAG, encoded by the coding sequence GTGGCGACCGACCAGGTCCCGTCGGGAGTGTCCCCGGCCGGTTCCCGACTCGTCGAGATGCTCGGTGGTTCGGCGCTGGCGAAGCTTCCGGCACCCGGCTCGTGGCATCCGCTGCCCTCGGTGTCGGACCGACCTGCCTGGTCGTTCGTGGACGACACGACCACGCGGGCGATCGTCGATCGGGCCGAGGAGTTGTCGGCCGCCGAGTGGTCGGTGCTTCCGGCGGCCCAGTGGCTGGCGTTCCTCCGGACCGGCAACCGGTCGGAATACGAGACCCGATACTTTGCCCGGCGGCACCGAATCTCGGCGGCACTGCAGGCGGCCTGCGTCACCGGTGACGCGCGGTGGATCGACGACGTACTCGACGGCGTGTGGCTGGTGTGCGAGGAGACGTCATGGTCGGTGCCGGCTCACGACCGGTTCGCCCACTCCGATGGCGGGCTGCCCGACCCGGCCCGGCCCTTCGTCGACCTCTTCGCGGCCGAGACGGCGGCGCTCATGGCCTGGGTGCACGAGGTACTCGGCGAGGAGCTCGCAGCTCGCGCCCCGGAGTCGGTGCGCCGGCTGCGGGACGAGGTGCGCACACGGGTCCTGGTGCCGTTCCGGGCGACGGACTGGCACTGGTCCGGCCGGGGTCGCCCCGGGCACCCGGTGAACAACTGGAACCCGTGGATCCACTCCAACGTGCTGGCCTGCTCGCTGCTGCTCGACGATGAGGACGACCGGCGTACCACGGTGCAGCGCGCGCTCGAAGGCCTCGACGTCTTTCTCGACAGCTACTCCGAGGACGGTGGCTGCGACGAGGGGCAGAGCTACTGGTGGCGCGCCGGAGCGTCGCTGTTCGACTGCCTGGAACTGCTGCTGCAGAGCAGCGGTGGAGCGCTCGACGGGTTCGAACTGCCGCTCGTCCGGGAGATCGGCCGCTACCCGCACCGCATCCACATCGGCGAGAGCTGGTATGTCAACGTCGCCGACGGATCAGCCCGCTCCGACGGTTCCAACGAGCCGCAACTGCTCTACGCCTACGGCGGTCGGGTCGGCGACCCGGAGATGCGCGCGCATGCGCGGTCCATGCGCGGCGCCGGACCGGCCGTCAGCATGGGCGGTGTGCTCTCGCCGATGCGCCAGCTCCGGGCGTTGACCGACCGGCAATGGGCGACCGAACCGAACCAGCCGCCACCGCTGGTCCGCGCGGCCTGGTGGCCGCAGACCGAGCTCTGGGTGGCCCGGGAGCGCGCCGGCGACACGGCCGGACTCTTCGTCGCGGTGAAGGGCGGCCACAACGCCGAGTGCCACAACCACAACGACGTCGGCAGCTTCCTCGTGGCGGTCGACGGTCAGCCGGCACTGGTCGACGTCGGGGTCGGGGAATACACCCGGGCGACCTTCGGCCCGGACCGATACAGCATTTGGACGATGCGCAGCAGCTACCACAACCTGCCCGAGGTGGACGGCGTCGATCAGGCGCCGGGCCGCGACCATCGCGCTTCCGACGTGTTCCAGTCCGGGGACGGCGACAGCGCGTCGATCAGGCAGGACATCGCCGGCGCCTATCCCGCGGAGGCCGGTATCACCTCATGGGTCAGGGAGGTGGCGCTCGACCGTGCCGACTCGCGCATCACGGTGCAGGAGCGCTGGCAACTCGACCATGATCCCGAGTCGGTGGTCCTGCATCTGATGTGCTCCGGGCCCGTGGATACGTCGACCGCCGGCCGGATCGTCGTACGTCCGCCGGGGAGCGGTCGCCCGCTGGCCGTCGACTACGACAAGGACGCGGTCTCCGTCACGGTCGAGCCGATCGCCGTCGACGACCGGCGACTGACTCCGGTGTGGGGCTCGACGCTGTACCGCGCGGTCCTCGCCGCCCGCAACCCGGGCAGGGACGGGTCGTGGCGGCTGTCGATGTCGGCGGGCTAG
- the serS gene encoding serine--tRNA ligase — protein sequence MIDLRLVRDDPDRVRASQRARREDPATVDALLEADERRRAAVATADDLRAEQKALGRKVGKAAPDDRHTLLEHAKHLADEVKAAEAEQAQADEALRAAHRAVSNVVIDGVPPGGEDDFELLETVGEAPAYDFEVRDHVEIGTRVGAFDTERGAKVSGARFYFLTGPGALLEIALLNLAIEQAVGAGFTPMVAPALVRPEAMEGTGFLGAHAEEVYRIERDDLYLVGTSEVPLAAYHSNEILDLSAGPRRYAGYSACFRREAGSYGKDTRGIFRVHWFDKVEMFTFTRPEEAEDEHARLLAWEKEFLDKLELSYRVIDVAAGDLGSSAARKYDCEAWFPAEGRYRELTSASNCTTFQARRLGVRYRDAGGKPQPAATLNGTLCAIARTIACLLEVHQRADGSVYVPKALRPHLGGRDRIEPLTP from the coding sequence GTGATCGACCTCCGCCTGGTCCGTGACGACCCGGACCGTGTCCGGGCGTCCCAGCGTGCCCGCCGCGAGGACCCGGCCACGGTCGACGCGCTGCTCGAGGCGGACGAACGTCGGCGCGCCGCCGTCGCCACCGCGGACGACCTGCGGGCCGAGCAGAAGGCGCTGGGCCGCAAGGTCGGCAAGGCCGCGCCCGACGACCGTCACACGCTGCTCGAGCACGCCAAGCACCTCGCCGACGAGGTGAAGGCTGCCGAGGCCGAGCAGGCCCAGGCCGACGAGGCGTTGCGGGCGGCCCACCGGGCGGTCTCCAACGTGGTGATCGACGGCGTACCGCCGGGTGGCGAGGACGACTTCGAGCTGCTGGAGACCGTGGGCGAGGCCCCGGCCTACGACTTCGAGGTCCGCGACCACGTCGAGATCGGGACCCGGGTCGGGGCGTTCGACACCGAACGCGGCGCGAAGGTCTCCGGTGCCCGGTTCTACTTCCTGACCGGCCCCGGCGCGCTGCTGGAGATCGCCCTGCTCAACCTCGCGATCGAACAGGCGGTCGGGGCCGGGTTCACCCCGATGGTCGCGCCGGCGCTCGTGCGGCCGGAGGCGATGGAGGGCACCGGCTTCCTCGGGGCGCACGCCGAGGAGGTCTATCGCATCGAGCGCGACGACCTCTACCTCGTCGGTACGTCCGAGGTGCCGCTCGCCGCCTATCACTCCAACGAGATCCTCGACCTGTCGGCCGGACCACGTCGCTACGCCGGCTACTCGGCCTGCTTCCGGCGCGAGGCCGGCTCCTACGGCAAGGACACCCGCGGCATCTTCCGGGTGCACTGGTTCGACAAGGTGGAGATGTTCACCTTCACCCGGCCCGAGGAGGCCGAGGACGAGCACGCGCGCCTGCTGGCCTGGGAGAAGGAGTTCCTCGACAAACTGGAGCTCAGCTACCGCGTCATCGACGTCGCCGCGGGCGACCTCGGGTCCAGCGCGGCCCGCAAGTACGACTGCGAGGCGTGGTTCCCCGCGGAGGGGCGCTACCGCGAACTGACGTCGGCCTCCAACTGTACGACCTTCCAGGCCCGCCGGCTCGGTGTGCGCTACCGCGACGCCGGCGGCAAGCCGCAACCGGCCGCCACCCTCAACGGCACGCTGTGCGCGATCGCCCGCACCATCGCCTGCCTGCTCGAGGTGCACCAGCGGGCGGACGGATCGGTCTACGTGCCGAAGGCGCTCCGCCCGCACCTGGGCGGGCGGGACCGCATCGAGCCGCTGACTCCGTGA
- a CDS encoding bacterial proteasome activator family protein, whose amino-acid sequence MSEQQGQRVVVVGPDGQPMGQMPFGQGTGAAGDVAAMAEGDHPEVSDLVEQPAKVMRIGTMIKQLLEEVRAAPLDEASRQRLKEIHASSVRELEQGLAPELREELERLSLPFSDDKTPSDSELRIAQAQLVGWLEGLFHGIQTALFAQQMAARVQLEEMRRRALPGGSQPGGSMPSQPGSTGQYL is encoded by the coding sequence ATGAGCGAACAGCAGGGACAACGTGTAGTGGTGGTCGGACCGGACGGGCAACCGATGGGTCAGATGCCGTTCGGCCAAGGCACCGGAGCGGCGGGCGACGTGGCGGCGATGGCCGAGGGCGATCATCCCGAGGTCAGCGATCTGGTGGAGCAGCCGGCCAAGGTGATGCGGATCGGCACGATGATCAAGCAGTTGCTCGAGGAGGTGCGTGCGGCTCCCCTCGACGAAGCCAGTCGGCAACGACTCAAGGAGATCCACGCATCGTCCGTCCGCGAACTCGAACAGGGTCTCGCCCCCGAGCTGCGCGAAGAGCTCGAGCGCCTTTCGCTGCCCTTCTCCGACGACAAGACGCCGTCGGATTCGGAACTGCGCATCGCCCAGGCGCAGCTGGTCGGCTGGCTCGAGGGTTTGTTCCACGGCATTCAGACCGCGTTGTTCGCGCAGCAGATGGCGGCGCGCGTGCAGCTCGAGGAGATGCGCCGACGCGCGCTGCCCGGCGGCTCGCAGCCCGGCGGCTCGATGCCGTCGCAGCCCGGCTCGACCGGGCAGTACCTCTAG
- a CDS encoding tetratricopeptide repeat protein, with protein sequence MADRAGKGTGRDQGRSWAVLAALIITGLFLALVARFAGAPAWVQIALIVLGVLAGVGLNEWLVRHGGEENKNTRGLLLVDRGDEQSVREAERWFREAAASGHPGAMNNLGVLLNRNGDRRSLHEAEDWYRRAAAGDHLNAMNNLGLLLVRRWDLNDRREAEDWFRKAADADHTDAMDNLGLLLYDRGDRGSVQEAEQWFRRAANADHVNAMNNLGILLYDRGDRDSRTEAEEWFRRAAARDHSDAMHNLAVLLKHRGDRQARREAEDWMRASREA encoded by the coding sequence ATGGCCGACCGAGCCGGTAAGGGGACTGGTCGCGACCAGGGACGGTCGTGGGCCGTGCTGGCTGCCCTCATCATCACCGGGCTCTTCCTCGCGCTGGTCGCCCGCTTCGCCGGGGCTCCCGCCTGGGTGCAGATCGCCCTTATTGTCCTCGGCGTACTTGCCGGCGTGGGGCTCAACGAGTGGCTGGTCCGCCACGGGGGCGAGGAGAACAAGAACACCCGCGGGCTGCTGCTCGTGGACCGGGGCGACGAGCAGTCGGTGCGGGAGGCCGAACGCTGGTTCCGGGAGGCGGCCGCGAGCGGCCATCCCGGCGCGATGAACAACCTCGGCGTACTGCTCAATCGCAACGGTGACCGGCGGTCGCTGCACGAGGCGGAGGACTGGTATCGGCGGGCGGCGGCGGGCGACCATCTCAACGCGATGAACAACCTCGGTCTGCTGCTCGTCCGGCGCTGGGACCTCAACGACCGGCGAGAGGCCGAGGACTGGTTCCGGAAGGCGGCCGACGCCGACCACACCGACGCCATGGACAACCTCGGGCTGCTGCTCTACGACCGCGGCGACCGGGGCTCGGTGCAGGAGGCCGAGCAGTGGTTCCGGCGGGCCGCCAACGCCGATCACGTCAACGCGATGAACAACCTCGGCATCCTGCTCTACGACCGCGGCGACCGGGATTCCCGGACCGAGGCCGAGGAGTGGTTCCGCCGCGCGGCCGCCCGGGACCACTCCGACGCGATGCACAACCTCGCCGTGCTCCTCAAGCACCGCGGCGACCGTCAGGCCCGCCGCGAGGCAGAGGACTGGATGCGGGCCAGCCGCGAGGCCTGA
- a CDS encoding co-chaperone GroES → MTEPDTGLPIKMLHDRVLAKYSREDGERRSSGGIVIPATAQVAKRLSWGEVLAVGNHVRAVKSGDRVLFSPDDQYEVEVHGQDYIILRERDIHAIAAERVEPSTGLYL, encoded by the coding sequence GTGACCGAGCCCGACACCGGCCTACCGATCAAGATGCTGCACGACCGGGTACTGGCGAAGTACTCCCGGGAGGACGGCGAGCGACGCTCGTCCGGCGGCATCGTGATCCCCGCGACCGCGCAGGTGGCCAAGCGGCTGTCCTGGGGCGAAGTGCTCGCGGTCGGCAACCACGTCCGCGCCGTGAAGTCGGGCGACCGGGTGCTCTTCAGCCCCGATGACCAGTACGAGGTCGAGGTGCACGGGCAGGACTACATCATCCTGCGGGAACGCGACATCCACGCCATCGCCGCGGAGCGGGTGGAGCCGTCGACCGGGCTCTACCTCTAG
- a CDS encoding ABC transporter permease subunit: protein MLATNAEVDARSDLATSELSPAPKHRPTGTWRRRLRRDRLLVLLGVPGITLLLLFHYLPLLGNIIAFQDYQPYLGIMHSPWNGVTNFDVIFNGDPEFLNALKNTLIVTVLQVVFVFPAPVVLALMLNSLLSERLKRVVQSILYLPHFLSWVIVVAIFQQMLGGSGLLNDYLRSHGHGTFNFIGNAGLFKELLTSQVIWKDTGWATILFLAALSQIDAALYEASSVDGASRWRQMWHVTLPGLRSIIILLFILRLGNILTVGFEQIVLQQAPVGIPASEVLDTYVYNNGILHGDWGVAAAVGLVKGVVGVALVVVANKVAHLFGEQGIYQS, encoded by the coding sequence ATGTTGGCGACCAACGCCGAGGTCGACGCGCGGTCTGACCTTGCAACTTCGGAGCTGTCACCCGCGCCGAAGCATCGGCCGACAGGGACGTGGCGACGACGTCTGCGCCGGGATCGACTCCTCGTCCTGCTGGGTGTCCCCGGGATCACCCTGTTGCTGCTCTTCCACTACCTGCCGCTGCTCGGCAACATCATCGCCTTCCAGGACTACCAGCCCTATCTGGGCATCATGCACAGTCCGTGGAACGGCGTGACCAACTTCGACGTCATCTTCAACGGCGATCCGGAGTTTCTCAACGCACTCAAGAACACGCTGATCGTCACGGTGCTGCAGGTCGTCTTTGTATTCCCGGCACCGGTGGTCCTCGCTCTGATGCTCAACAGCCTGCTCTCCGAACGCCTCAAGCGAGTCGTGCAGAGCATCCTCTACCTGCCGCACTTCCTGTCCTGGGTGATCGTGGTGGCGATCTTCCAGCAGATGCTCGGCGGGAGCGGTCTGCTCAACGACTACCTCCGCTCGCACGGACACGGCACGTTCAACTTCATCGGCAACGCCGGGCTCTTCAAGGAACTGCTCACCAGCCAGGTGATCTGGAAGGACACCGGCTGGGCGACGATCCTCTTCCTCGCCGCGCTCTCCCAGATCGACGCGGCTCTCTACGAGGCGTCGAGCGTGGACGGTGCAAGCCGGTGGCGGCAGATGTGGCATGTGACGCTGCCCGGCCTACGGAGCATCATCATCCTGCTCTTCATCCTGCGGCTGGGGAACATCCTCACCGTCGGCTTCGAGCAGATCGTGCTGCAGCAGGCTCCGGTCGGCATACCAGCCAGCGAGGTCTTAGACACCTACGTCTACAACAACGGAATCCTGCACGGCGACTGGGGCGTCGCCGCGGCGGTCGGCCTGGTCAAGGGCGTGGTCGGCGTCGCGCTGGTCGTCGTGGCCAACAAGGTCGCCCACCTGTTCGGAGAACAGGGGATCTACCAGTCATGA
- a CDS encoding NAD(P)H-quinone oxidoreductase, with the protein MHAITLPSFGGPEALTWAEVPDPKPDTGEVLIDVAATAVNRADIMQRQGHYPPPPGAPPYPGLECSGRIAALGDGVTGWEVGDEVCALLAGGGYAEKVAAPAGQLLPVPAGVSVVDAAALPEVTCTVWSNVFMVARLQPGEVFCVHGGSSGIGTMAIQLAARHGARVFCTAGTPEKRARCRELGAEVAIDYREEDFVERIADETGGHGADVILDNMGASYLPRNMKALAADGRLVVLGMQGGRTGELDLGALMAKRAMVTATGLRARSRESKAEIVAAVLANVWPAIEAGEVHPVIDRKLPVKDAAEAHRIIESGGHVGKVLLTV; encoded by the coding sequence ATGCATGCGATCACGCTGCCGTCCTTCGGCGGCCCCGAGGCGCTGACCTGGGCCGAGGTACCCGACCCGAAGCCCGACACCGGCGAGGTACTGATCGACGTCGCCGCGACCGCGGTCAATCGGGCCGACATCATGCAGCGACAGGGTCACTACCCGCCGCCGCCCGGCGCGCCGCCGTACCCGGGGCTGGAGTGCAGCGGACGGATCGCCGCCCTGGGCGACGGCGTCACCGGGTGGGAGGTCGGCGACGAGGTGTGCGCCCTGCTCGCCGGTGGCGGGTACGCCGAAAAGGTCGCCGCGCCGGCCGGGCAGCTGCTTCCGGTGCCGGCCGGCGTGTCCGTCGTCGACGCCGCCGCGCTGCCCGAGGTGACCTGCACGGTGTGGTCGAACGTCTTCATGGTCGCCCGGCTGCAGCCCGGCGAGGTCTTCTGCGTGCACGGCGGGTCGAGCGGCATCGGGACCATGGCGATCCAGCTCGCCGCTCGCCACGGTGCCCGGGTGTTCTGCACCGCCGGTACGCCGGAGAAGCGGGCCCGCTGCCGCGAGTTGGGCGCCGAGGTGGCGATCGACTACCGCGAGGAGGACTTCGTCGAGCGGATCGCCGACGAGACCGGTGGTCATGGCGCCGACGTGATCCTGGACAACATGGGGGCGTCGTACCTGCCCCGCAACATGAAGGCGCTCGCCGCCGACGGCCGCCTCGTGGTGCTCGGCATGCAGGGCGGCCGTACCGGCGAGCTCGACCTTGGCGCGCTCATGGCCAAGCGCGCCATGGTCACCGCGACCGGTCTGCGCGCCCGGTCACGGGAGAGCAAGGCGGAGATCGTCGCCGCGGTGCTCGCGAACGTCTGGCCGGCGATCGAGGCGGGCGAGGTTCACCCCGTGATCGACCGGAAGCTGCCCGTGAAGGACGCGGCGGAAGCGCACCGCATCATCGAGTCCGGTGGTCACGTGGGCAAGGTGCTGCTCACGGTCTGA
- a CDS encoding extracellular solute-binding protein, with the protein MTHRTFDRRLFLRGALGTAALTAGPALLSGCGDGGKSNTNAVNAKVKLPSYAPYQGPQPDLRGTSEGVLDGFLKYPANPKRVAKAPPGDGSTVNVFVETYSPIPPGLSQNQYWQQINKRVGLNLKMTVITSSDYADKLATTTAGGDLPDLLQLAGLVPQLPQMLAAKYEDLTPYLGGDAVKDYPFLANIPEIYWKTSCVYNGGIYGVPIPRSKMGAVFYLRSDILSAKGLDPAPASFADFKKLCMALTEPRQNKWAIANPTGAVNFVQQMLGVANSWKNDGGKLTNAYELEETKQAIAAVAQLAKAGTVHPDSYDPTLTTDFKQWFNAGNAALDYDNYTAWPQFYVQNVAGPSFKIAGMLPPAYDSGSKPVTWQGNPDLSFTAIKKGDKKRIKMLLEVCNWLSAPFGTEEYLFRTYGIAGRDYEVKNGDPVVTSTGEAEVPGLSIGYIANAPTVLYFPGFPEATKDGYEFQRKFLPMAVANPTLGLYSNTNSTKGSDINLKMTDAQSAILQGREPLSSWDDAVKTWRSAGGDTIRKEYQDALQKTS; encoded by the coding sequence ATGACCCATCGCACCTTCGATCGGCGGCTATTTCTGCGCGGCGCGCTCGGCACCGCGGCCCTGACGGCCGGCCCGGCACTGCTCAGCGGCTGCGGCGACGGTGGCAAGAGCAACACCAACGCGGTCAACGCAAAGGTGAAGCTTCCGTCGTACGCGCCGTATCAGGGTCCGCAGCCGGATCTGCGCGGTACGTCGGAGGGGGTCCTCGACGGGTTCCTGAAGTATCCGGCGAACCCGAAGCGCGTCGCCAAGGCCCCGCCCGGCGACGGCAGCACGGTGAATGTCTTCGTCGAGACGTACAGCCCGATCCCTCCGGGCCTGTCCCAGAACCAGTACTGGCAGCAGATCAACAAGCGTGTCGGCCTCAATCTCAAGATGACCGTCATCACGTCGAGTGACTACGCCGACAAGCTGGCTACGACCACGGCCGGCGGTGACCTGCCCGATCTGCTGCAGCTCGCCGGTCTGGTTCCGCAGCTCCCGCAGATGCTCGCGGCCAAGTACGAAGACCTGACGCCGTATCTGGGCGGGGACGCGGTAAAGGACTACCCGTTCCTGGCCAACATCCCGGAGATCTACTGGAAGACCTCGTGCGTCTACAACGGCGGGATCTACGGCGTGCCGATCCCGCGCTCCAAGATGGGCGCGGTCTTCTACCTGCGGTCGGACATCCTGTCCGCGAAGGGCCTTGACCCGGCGCCCGCCAGCTTCGCCGACTTCAAGAAGCTGTGCATGGCTCTGACCGAGCCGCGCCAGAACAAGTGGGCGATCGCCAACCCGACCGGTGCCGTCAACTTCGTCCAGCAGATGCTCGGCGTCGCGAACTCCTGGAAGAACGACGGCGGCAAGCTCACCAACGCGTACGAGTTGGAGGAGACCAAGCAGGCGATCGCTGCGGTGGCACAGCTGGCGAAGGCCGGAACCGTCCACCCGGACAGCTACGACCCGACGCTGACCACCGACTTCAAACAGTGGTTCAATGCCGGAAACGCGGCGCTGGACTACGACAATTACACGGCCTGGCCGCAGTTCTACGTGCAGAACGTCGCGGGACCGTCGTTCAAGATCGCCGGGATGCTGCCGCCGGCGTACGACAGCGGCTCCAAGCCGGTGACCTGGCAGGGCAACCCGGACCTCAGCTTCACCGCCATCAAGAAGGGCGACAAGAAGCGGATCAAGATGCTGCTGGAGGTCTGCAACTGGCTGTCCGCGCCGTTCGGCACCGAGGAGTACCTCTTCCGCACCTATGGGATCGCCGGCCGCGACTACGAGGTCAAGAACGGCGACCCCGTGGTCACGTCGACCGGCGAGGCGGAGGTTCCCGGCCTGTCGATCGGCTACATCGCCAACGCGCCGACCGTGCTCTACTTCCCCGGATTCCCCGAGGCGACCAAGGACGGCTACGAGTTCCAGCGCAAGTTCCTGCCGATGGCCGTCGCAAACCCGACGCTGGGCCTGTACTCCAACACCAACTCGACCAAGGGCTCCGACATCAACCTGAAGATGACCGACGCTCAGAGTGCCATCCTGCAGGGCCGGGAGCCACTGTCGTCGTGGGACGACGCGGTCAAGACGTGGCGCAGTGCGGGTGGCGACACGATCCGCAAGGAGTACCAGGACGCGTTGCAGAAGACGTCCTGA
- a CDS encoding metallopeptidase family protein, with translation MVEMSTDRFEELVATALDEVPPALTRLMDNVVVLVEDADPQDARLLGLYEGIALTERGHDYGGTLPDRITIFRLPILSICFDDDDVVDEVATTVVHEIAHHFGIDEARLHELGWG, from the coding sequence ATGGTCGAGATGAGCACGGACCGGTTCGAGGAGCTCGTCGCCACGGCCCTCGACGAGGTGCCCCCGGCGCTGACCCGGCTGATGGACAACGTCGTGGTCCTGGTCGAGGACGCCGACCCGCAGGACGCCCGGCTGCTCGGGCTCTACGAAGGCATCGCGCTCACCGAACGCGGCCACGACTACGGCGGCACCCTGCCGGACCGGATCACGATCTTCCGGCTGCCGATCCTCTCGATCTGCTTCGACGACGACGACGTGGTGGACGAGGTCGCGACCACCGTGGTCCACGAGATCGCCCATCACTTCGGGATCGACGAGGCCCGGCTGCACGAACTGGGTTGGGGCTGA